Proteins encoded within one genomic window of Coprococcus phoceensis:
- a CDS encoding antirestriction protein ArdA yields the protein MQETRVLVETRGTTDEETISYWFDLPIDVAEFEEKLGIGAESGDYCIIEKVLPYADEVHEHTSVYQLNELDFMYRQLSSDMQEEYVSLLTVYDNLETLYLCRNVITVYPDCKSIIDVARQKLMNDPTFKHLSEDCQEYYFDFEAYASHLQEHGKFLVTEHGIFELPE from the coding sequence ATGCAGGAAACAAGGGTACTGGTGGAAACGAGAGGAACAACTGACGAAGAAACAATATCATACTGGTTCGACCTGCCGATAGATGTTGCCGAGTTTGAAGAAAAGTTAGGTATCGGTGCAGAAAGTGGGGATTACTGTATTATCGAAAAGGTGTTGCCTTATGCTGATGAAGTTCACGAACATACAAGCGTGTATCAGCTCAACGAATTAGATTTTATGTACCGCCAGCTTTCAAGTGATATGCAGGAAGAATATGTATCACTTCTGACCGTATATGACAATTTAGAAACACTTTATCTTTGCAGGAACGTGATTACGGTTTATCCCGACTGCAAAAGCATAATAGATGTTGCAAGGCAAAAGCTGATGAACGACCCGACGTTCAAACATTTATCCGAGGACTGTCAAGAATATTACTTTGACTTTGAAGCCTACGCTTCTCACTTGCAGGAACACGGGAAATTTTTAGTAACAGAACACGGTATCTTTGAACTGCCAGAGTAG
- a CDS encoding conjugal transfer protein: MNDIFKDMQAKVGCEYISDLPSYKRKVWHEMKRLNPADYEERQLEDFSKYVFGISYQNLKDVMNQQKGREEQCRKQGYWWKREEQLTKKQYHTGSTCR; this comes from the coding sequence ATGAACGATATTTTTAAGGATATGCAGGCAAAAGTCGGCTGTGAATACATTTCCGACCTGCCCTCTTACAAGCGTAAGGTGTGGCATGAAATGAAACGGCTGAACCCTGCCGACTATGAAGAAAGACAGTTAGAAGATTTTTCTAAATATGTGTTTGGTATCTCATACCAGAACTTAAAAGATGTGATGAACCAACAGAAAGGACGTGAGGAACAATGCAGGAAACAAGGGTACTGGTGGAAACGAGAGGAACAACTGACGAAGAAACAATATCATACTGGTTCGACCTGCCGATAG
- a CDS encoding DUF3789 domain-containing protein, translated as MWELGKDLLLVSLGMGIGVVLMCIISVGKEADRHMEEIKENKESEDN; from the coding sequence ATGTGGGAATTAGGAAAAGACTTACTGCTGGTATCGCTTGGAATGGGTATCGGCGTAGTCTTGATGTGTATTATAAGCGTCGGCAAAGAAGCTGACAGACACATGGAAGAAATCAAAGAAAACAAAGAAAGTGAGGACAATTAA
- the mobT gene encoding MobT family relaxase: protein MVLNEEQGIKELREKRIAYGISQGKLAVASGITREYLNKIESGKMKPSKELLNTLHKELARFNPEAPLTMLFDYVKIRFPTLDIQHIIKDILKLNIHYMLHEDYGHYSYTEHYSLGDIFIYTSADEEKGVLLELKGRGCRQFECYLLAQERSWYDFLMDALVDGGVMKRIDLAINDHTGILDIPELAEKCRKREYIGKSRSYKFYQSGELIKHREDDREYMGRTLYLGSLKSDVYFCIYEKDYEQYVKLGTPLEEADIINRFEIRLRNERAYYAVRDLLTYYDAEQTAFSIINQYVRFVDEEPDKRKNDWKLNDRWAWFIGDNRQSLKLTTKPEPYTLDRTLRWVQRQVAPTLKMLKKIDKGNGTDYMEMIEQQAKLTEKHEMIIRQQTTPAKDLVES, encoded by the coding sequence ATGGTTCTGAATGAAGAACAAGGGATAAAAGAATTACGGGAAAAACGGATTGCTTACGGTATCTCACAAGGAAAGCTGGCGGTGGCTTCTGGCATTACAAGGGAATATCTCAACAAGATAGAAAGCGGAAAAATGAAACCGTCAAAGGAACTTCTGAATACTCTGCATAAGGAACTGGCAAGGTTCAATCCAGAAGCACCGCTTACCATGCTGTTTGATTATGTAAAAATCCGTTTTCCCACACTGGATATACAGCACATCATCAAAGATATATTAAAACTGAATATCCATTATATGCTCCATGAAGATTACGGACATTACAGTTACACGGAGCATTATTCATTAGGGGACATCTTTATCTATACGTCGGCTGACGAAGAAAAAGGTGTCCTTTTAGAGTTAAAGGGGCGTGGTTGCCGACAGTTTGAATGTTACCTGCTGGCACAAGAAAGAAGCTGGTATGACTTTCTCATGGACGCATTGGTAGACGGTGGCGTGATGAAGCGTATCGACCTTGCTATCAACGACCATACGGGCATTTTGGATATTCCAGAGCTTGCGGAAAAATGCAGGAAACGGGAATATATCGGAAAGTCCAGAAGTTATAAGTTTTACCAGTCGGGCGAGCTTATCAAGCACAGAGAGGACGACAGAGAATATATGGGACGAACCCTTTATCTTGGTTCGCTGAAATCAGATGTGTATTTCTGTATCTATGAAAAGGACTATGAGCAGTACGTCAAGTTAGGGACACCTCTGGAAGAAGCCGACATTATCAATCGTTTTGAGATACGGCTTCGCAATGAACGTGCCTATTATGCAGTACGAGATTTACTGACCTATTATGACGCAGAGCAGACCGCCTTTTCTATCATCAACCAGTATGTGAGGTTTGTTGATGAAGAACCAGACAAGCGAAAAAATGACTGGAAACTCAATGACCGCTGGGCTTGGTTTATCGGCGATAACAGACAGAGCTTGAAGCTGACGACAAAGCCAGAGCCTTACACCTTAGACCGCACGTTGCGTTGGGTACAAAGGCAGGTAGCACCGACCTTGAAAATGCTGAAAAAGATTGATAAGGGAAACGGTACAGACTACATGGAAATGATTGAACAGCAAGCGAAGCTCACAGAAAAGCATGAAATGATAATCAGACAGCAGACGACCCCTGCAAAAGATTTAGTAGAAAGTTAG
- a CDS encoding FtsK/SpoIIIE domain-containing protein, with product MRMIWNKGHRIRASDKGLVYRFCAGTLLFVFVAVLLLLNMKQLMRTDWEHFSLLENGLTLSTYNFITILIATGVCALVAFLYYRFCYDSFKKLLHRQKLARMVLENKWYEADTVQDSGFFTDLQSRSREKIVWFPKIYYQMEKGLLHIRCEITLGKYQDQLLRLEDKLESGLYCELTDKTLHDGYIEYTLLYDMIANRITIDEVRAENGCLRLMKNLVWEYDALPHALIAGGTGGGKTYFLLTLIETLLHTNAVLYILDPKNADLADLGTVMGNVYHTKEEMIDCVNAFYEGMVQRSEEMKRHPNYKTGENYAYLGLPPCFLIFDEYVAFFEMLGTKESVNLLSQLKKIVMLGRQAGYFLIVACQRPDAKYFSDGIRDNFNFRVGLGRISELGYGMLFGSDVKKQFFQKRIKGRGYCDVGTSVISEFYTPLVPKGHDFLQTIGSLAQARQDGTATCEAKGDGTD from the coding sequence ATGCGTATGATTTGGAACAAAGGACACCGTATTAGAGCCAGCGACAAAGGCTTAGTATATCGTTTCTGTGCTGGTACGCTTCTGTTTGTATTCGTGGCAGTTCTCCTGCTACTGAATATGAAACAGCTCATGCGTACCGATTGGGAACATTTCAGCTTGTTAGAGAACGGCTTGACGCTTTCCACATACAACTTCATAACCATACTGATAGCGACTGGTGTTTGTGCATTGGTCGCTTTTCTGTACTACCGCTTCTGTTACGACAGTTTCAAGAAGCTCCTGCACCGTCAAAAGCTGGCACGAATGGTACTGGAAAATAAGTGGTATGAAGCCGATACCGTACAAGACAGCGGTTTTTTTACTGACCTGCAAAGCAGATCAAGGGAAAAAATCGTCTGGTTTCCAAAGATTTATTATCAAATGGAAAAGGGACTGCTTCATATCCGCTGTGAAATTACGCTGGGGAAATATCAAGACCAGCTTTTACGGTTAGAGGATAAATTGGAAAGTGGCTTGTATTGCGAATTGACCGACAAGACCTTACATGACGGCTATATTGAATACACCCTGCTTTATGACATGATAGCGAACCGTATTACCATTGATGAAGTACGGGCAGAGAATGGCTGTCTTAGATTGATGAAAAATCTTGTCTGGGAATATGACGCACTCCCTCACGCTCTGATTGCTGGTGGGACGGGTGGCGGTAAAACTTATTTTCTGCTGACGCTCATTGAAACCTTATTGCATACCAACGCCGTCCTTTACATCTTAGACCCGAAAAATGCGGACTTAGCAGACTTAGGGACAGTTATGGGAAATGTGTATCACACCAAAGAAGAAATGATTGATTGCGTCAATGCCTTTTATGAGGGCATGGTACAGCGAAGTGAGGAAATGAAGCGACACCCGAACTATAAGACGGGCGAAAACTACGCCTATCTGGGACTGCCACCCTGCTTTCTTATCTTTGATGAATATGTAGCGTTTTTTGAAATGCTGGGGACAAAGGAAAGCGTGAACCTGCTTAGCCAGTTAAAGAAAATCGTCATGCTGGGACGGCAGGCTGGATATTTCCTTATCGTTGCCTGCCAGCGTCCAGACGCAAAGTATTTCTCGGACGGTATAAGAGATAACTTCAATTTCCGTGTGGGACTTGGACGTATCAGCGAATTAGGTTACGGTATGCTGTTTGGTTCAGATGTGAAAAAGCAGTTTTTTCAGAAGCGTATCAAGGGGCGTGGCTATTGCGATGTGGGAACAAGCGTCATAAGTGAATTTTACACGCCTTTAGTCCCGAAAGGACATGATTTTTTGCAGACTATCGGCTCTCTTGCACAAGCAAGGCAGGACGGGACGGCGACGTGCGAAGCGAAAGGCGACGGCACGGACTAG
- a CDS encoding YdcP family protein: protein MRLSNGFVIDKEKTFGELKFTAVRDVFLQNEDGTPSTQLKKRIYDLKCSLHGGIIPVSVPPEVPLREFPYNAVVELVNPVADTVSRKTYTGAEVDWYVKAEDIVLKNKNNQNAGNPQNHTPQGQSKK from the coding sequence ATGAGATTATCAAACGGATTTGTTATTGACAAAGAGAAAACATTTGGAGAATTAAAATTTACAGCGGTGCGTGATGTGTTCTTGCAAAATGAGGACGGGACACCGAGTACCCAACTGAAAAAGCGTATTTATGATTTAAAGTGCAGTCTGCATGGTGGAATTATCCCCGTGTCTGTACCACCAGAAGTACCGTTAAGAGAATTTCCCTACAATGCAGTTGTAGAGCTTGTCAATCCCGTAGCCGATACGGTATCACGAAAAACCTATACGGGTGCAGAGGTGGACTGGTATGTAAAGGCAGAGGATATTGTGTTGAAGAACAAAAATAATCAGAACGCAGGCAATCCACAGAACCATACACCGCAGGGACAGTCTAAGAAATAG
- a CDS encoding YdcP family protein: protein MEMKYVVPDMAQSFGTLEYAGESEPIFERDKNNRRVLARRSYNLYSDVQKGENVVVEIPVQAGEKHFKYEQKVKLVNPKLYGRGYAIGDMGHTDYVLLADDIITVEEK from the coding sequence ATGGAAATGAAATATGTCGTGCCAGATATGGCACAGTCTTTTGGAACACTTGAATATGCAGGCGAAAGCGAGCCTATCTTTGAAAGGGATAAAAATAACCGCAGGGTCTTAGCCAGACGAAGCTATAACCTTTATTCTGACGTACAGAAAGGCGAAAATGTTGTGGTGGAAATTCCCGTGCAGGCTGGCGAAAAACATTTCAAGTATGAACAGAAAGTAAAACTTGTCAATCCGAAGTTATACGGCAGAGGTTACGCAATCGGGGATATGGGACATACCGATTATGTGTTGCTTGCTGATGATATTATAACAGTTGAAGAAAAGTAA
- a CDS encoding SrtB-anchored collagen-binding adhesin: MKKILKRLCTGVLALATVVTTLPSTTVHAESKQYWTQSNERVGIVEKVMNDGSIGSTFNEGHLTVEGEDAYCIDINTDFKNGYKTRADASSRLTADQISDVALSIEYVKQYTDSHSGISNNHAYLLRQLVVWQRLSVHLGWQCDNVRASYDEISKATQDEVFAGAKAFVKDNKGRYECGGYIYSGEGQELGQFWANLNVGNATLKKSSSNASITENNTNYSIAGATYGVFSDKDCTKQLATLTTDSNGNTEIVEVKAGTVYIRELSAPKGYKVDDTVYSLKVEVGKTATLNVSDIPKVTDTLIELFKIDMETQKDNPQGNASLAGAEFTWKYYDGYYNKNNLPEKATRTWTTKTIAEKDSDGTIHYVTKLADAYKVSGDSFYMQDGKEVLPLGTLTVEETKAPNGYLLDGAYMQAGDKSEQIKGLYVTQITEDGDLGVLTGSNQFSVSDKVIRGGVKIQKRDLETGDTKPQGSATLKDTAFDIISLNDNSVLVEGKLYKKNEVVKTIHTDLEGVASTSADLLPYGKFRIVESEAPNGYLTDGAKPIDFTITENGKILDLTDEAHSIYNQIKRGDIEGVKIGAGTHKRLADVPFRITSKTTGESHVVVTDDNGQFSTSSDWASHKHNTNAGKTSEDGVWFGTSEPDDSKGALPYDTYIIEELRSDSNKGFELIPPFEIVVSRNNLVIDLGTLTDEYEKEISIHTTATSKDGEKTILAGKEVTIVDTVKLDGLTKGTKYQLVGWQMLKEENTELLINGKRVENDHTFVADDEAMKVEIAYTFNASELGGKNLVTFEELYDLSNPDEPVKVAEHKDIDDDGQTVLITERIIKIHTTATDRDGNKEIEAGKDVTIVDTVTLEGLEIGTKYQLKGWQMLKEENAELLINGKRVENDYTFIADKENMKVEIVFTFDASSLGGKQLVTFEELYDVSNPDEPKKVTEHKDIEDDGQTVTIKEVPETPEEPKEPEKPETPDTPKKTDSPKTGDSTNLYGLLALLLTSGAGLAGTYLYKRRKVKKS; the protein is encoded by the coding sequence ATGAAAAAGATATTGAAACGATTATGTACGGGCGTACTTGCCCTAGCGACTGTCGTTACCACCTTGCCGAGTACAACCGTTCATGCGGAAAGTAAGCAATACTGGACGCAATCCAATGAGCGTGTCGGTATCGTTGAAAAAGTAATGAATGACGGTTCGATTGGTTCTACCTTTAACGAGGGGCATTTGACCGTTGAGGGCGAGGACGCTTACTGTATCGACATTAACACCGATTTTAAAAACGGTTATAAGACCAGAGCCGACGCAAGCTCACGCTTGACTGCTGACCAGATAAGCGACGTTGCCTTATCCATTGAATATGTGAAACAGTACACAGACAGCCACAGCGGAATAAGCAACAATCACGCCTACCTTTTAAGACAGCTTGTGGTCTGGCAGAGATTGAGCGTTCATCTAGGCTGGCAATGCGACAACGTGCGAGCTTCTTATGATGAAATATCAAAGGCAACGCAGGACGAAGTGTTTGCAGGGGCAAAAGCCTTTGTCAAAGACAATAAAGGACGCTATGAATGTGGCGGTTATATCTACTCTGGCGAGGGGCAGGAACTCGGACAGTTCTGGGCGAACTTAAACGTCGGAAATGCCACATTGAAGAAATCTTCCAGTAATGCCAGCATTACAGAGAACAACACCAACTATTCAATCGCTGGTGCAACTTACGGTGTCTTTTCTGATAAAGACTGCACGAAACAGCTTGCCACCCTTACGACTGATAGTAACGGCAATACAGAGATTGTAGAAGTTAAAGCAGGAACGGTCTATATCAGGGAATTATCCGCTCCGAAAGGATATAAGGTTGATGATACTGTCTATTCTTTAAAGGTAGAAGTCGGAAAAACAGCGACCTTGAATGTATCTGATATACCGAAAGTAACAGACACTTTGATTGAGCTTTTCAAAATCGACATGGAAACGCAGAAAGACAACCCACAAGGGAACGCTTCTCTGGCAGGTGCGGAGTTTACATGGAAATATTATGACGGTTACTACAACAAGAACAATCTTCCAGAAAAAGCTACTCGCACATGGACGACAAAGACAATCGCTGAAAAGGACAGCGACGGCACAATCCATTATGTTACAAAATTAGCGGACGCATACAAGGTGTCTGGCGACAGCTTCTATATGCAGGACGGTAAAGAGGTTCTTCCACTTGGAACACTAACCGTTGAGGAAACAAAAGCTCCAAACGGCTACTTGCTTGACGGTGCATATATGCAGGCTGGCGATAAGTCCGAACAGATTAAGGGCTTATATGTAACACAGATTACCGAGGACGGCGACCTTGGCGTATTGACTGGAAGTAATCAGTTTTCTGTATCAGACAAGGTTATCCGTGGCGGTGTCAAAATTCAGAAACGAGATTTAGAAACGGGCGATACGAAGCCACAAGGAAGTGCAACCTTGAAAGATACTGCCTTTGACATCATTTCCTTAAATGATAATTCTGTATTGGTTGAGGGCAAGCTCTATAAGAAAAATGAAGTGGTAAAGACAATCCATACAGACCTTGAGGGTGTCGCTTCTACTTCTGCTGACCTTTTACCTTATGGAAAATTCCGTATCGTTGAAAGTGAAGCTCCCAACGGTTACTTAACTGACGGTGCAAAACCGATTGATTTTACAATCACAGAAAATGGAAAAATCTTGGACTTAACCGACGAAGCCCATTCTATCTACAATCAGATTAAGCGTGGAGATATTGAGGGTGTGAAAATCGGTGCAGGCACACACAAGCGTCTTGCTGATGTTCCCTTTAGGATCACAAGCAAGACGACGGGAGAAAGTCATGTTGTGGTAACTGATGATAACGGGCAATTCTCCACTTCTTCTGACTGGGCTTCACATAAGCACAATACCAACGCAGGAAAGACCAGCGAGGACGGTGTGTGGTTTGGGACTTCTGAACCAGACGACAGCAAAGGTGCGTTGCCTTATGATACTTACATCATTGAGGAATTACGTTCAGACAGCAACAAAGGCTTTGAGCTTATCCCACCATTTGAAATCGTGGTATCAAGAAATAATCTTGTGATTGATTTAGGGACTTTGACTGATGAATACGAAAAAGAAATCTCAATTCATACCACAGCAACCAGCAAGGACGGCGAAAAGACAATCCTTGCAGGAAAAGAGGTAACAATCGTTGATACCGTCAAATTAGACGGACTGACAAAAGGCACAAAGTATCAGCTTGTAGGCTGGCAAATGCTGAAAGAAGAAAACACCGAACTTCTTATCAATGGAAAACGTGTAGAAAACGACCATACCTTTGTCGCTGATGATGAAGCTATGAAAGTGGAAATTGCTTATACATTCAATGCGTCCGAGCTTGGCGGTAAAAATCTGGTAACATTCGAGGAATTATACGATTTGAGCAATCCAGACGAACCCGTAAAAGTTGCGGAACACAAGGACATTGACGACGACGGGCAGACTGTTTTAATTACAGAACGTATCATCAAGATACATACGACTGCTACCGATAGGGACGGCAACAAAGAGATTGAAGCAGGAAAAGACGTTACAATCGTTGATACGGTTACTTTAGAGGGCTTGGAAATTGGCACAAAATATCAGTTGAAAGGCTGGCAGATGTTGAAAGAAGAAAACGCCGAACTTCTTATCAATGGAAAACGTGTAGAGAATGACTATACCTTTATCGCTGATAAAGAAAACATGAAAGTAGAAATTGTATTTACATTCGACGCTTCTTCCCTTGGCGGTAAACAGCTTGTAACCTTTGAAGAATTGTATGATGTAAGCAATCCAGATGAACCAAAAAAGGTTACGGAACACAAGGACATTGAGGACGACGGACAGACGGTTACTATCAAAGAAGTACCAGAAACGCCCGAAGAACCGAAAGAACCAGAGAAGCCAGAAACACCCGATACACCAAAGAAAACAGACAGTCCAAAAACGGGCGACAGTACCAACCTTTACGGACTGCTTGCACTTCTTCTGACTTCTGGTGCTGGACTGGCTGGAACATATCTTTACAAACGCCGTAAAGTGAAAAAATCATAA
- a CDS encoding ParB/RepB/Spo0J family partition protein, which produces MVKRQCLFGTFLTTKVPGRHFLFPESWRKGVKMTDANRQSGEKEERIIEIEIERLRPFKEHPFQVKDDKEMFLLQESIEKYGILNPLIVRPVPDGYYEIISGHRRKHAAEKLGYRKVPVIIRVLSEDDSILSMVDSNLHRERISYSEKAFAYKLKNDVLKRKSGRKKSQVDHKKTRKRSIDIISEDCGDSPKQVQRYISLTKLIPEMLQKLDDEIISFCPAVEIAALKENEQRELLKAMDYAQAIPSLSQAQRIKQLSKEKQLSLEKMEEIMCEVKKGEITRVAFTNEQLHKYFPNSYTPAMMKREILALLKLWKKESWES; this is translated from the coding sequence ATAGTCAAACGGCAATGTCTGTTTGGAACTTTTCTTACAACAAAAGTTCCAGGCAGGCATTTTTTATTTCCTGAATCCTGGAGGAAAGGAGTCAAGATGACTGATGCAAACAGACAATCAGGAGAAAAAGAAGAAAGAATCATAGAAATTGAGATTGAACGTCTCCGCCCTTTTAAGGAGCATCCGTTTCAGGTGAAAGATGATAAGGAAATGTTTCTTCTGCAGGAAAGCATTGAGAAATATGGAATCTTAAATCCGCTGATCGTCAGACCGGTACCGGATGGCTACTATGAAATCATATCCGGTCACAGAAGAAAACATGCTGCAGAGAAACTTGGATACCGTAAAGTACCGGTGATCATCCGGGTATTAAGTGAAGATGATTCCATCTTAAGCATGGTGGATTCGAATCTTCATAGAGAACGGATCAGCTACAGTGAAAAGGCTTTTGCTTACAAATTAAAGAATGACGTATTGAAAAGAAAAAGTGGTCGAAAAAAGAGCCAAGTTGACCACAAAAAAACAAGAAAACGTTCGATAGATATTATCAGTGAGGATTGTGGTGATAGCCCAAAACAAGTGCAGCGTTATATTTCACTGACAAAGCTGATACCAGAAATGTTGCAGAAGCTGGATGATGAAATTATTTCTTTTTGCCCGGCTGTGGAAATAGCAGCACTGAAAGAAAATGAACAAAGAGAACTGCTTAAAGCAATGGATTATGCACAGGCGATTCCGTCACTCTCACAGGCTCAGCGGATAAAGCAGCTGAGTAAAGAAAAACAGTTATCACTGGAAAAGATGGAAGAAATCATGTGTGAAGTGAAAAAGGGTGAGATCACAAGAGTGGCATTTACAAACGAGCAGTTACACAAGTATTTTCCAAATTCTTATACACCGGCAATGATGAAGCGGGAAATACTGGCATTGTTGAAATTATGGAAAAAAGAATCATGGGAAAGTTAA
- a CDS encoding ParA family protein, which translates to MCKVISVVNQKGGVGKTTTTVNVGIGLAREGKKVLLIDADPQGSLTASLGYEEPDDLRITLATIMMDVINEEEISLKDGILHHQENVDLLPANIELSALEVTMGNVMSREMIMKEYIDAIRCRYDYILIDCMPSLGMMTINALVSSDSVLIPVQAAYLPVKGLQRLIKTILTVKKRLNRKLAIEGILLTMVDFRTNYARDIASRVHTTYGSQIEVFENVIPMSVKAAETSAEGKSIYMHCPKGKVAEAYMKLTQEVLNNEK; encoded by the coding sequence ATGTGTAAAGTTATATCCGTAGTAAACCAGAAAGGCGGCGTTGGAAAGACCACCACAACCGTAAATGTAGGCATTGGACTGGCACGAGAAGGTAAGAAAGTGTTGCTGATCGACGCGGATCCACAGGGAAGTTTAACAGCAAGTCTTGGATATGAGGAACCGGATGATCTTCGCATTACACTGGCAACGATCATGATGGATGTCATCAATGAAGAAGAAATCTCCTTGAAAGATGGTATCTTACATCACCAGGAAAATGTAGATTTACTTCCGGCAAATATTGAGCTTTCTGCCCTGGAAGTAACGATGGGAAATGTTATGAGCAGAGAAATGATCATGAAGGAATATATCGATGCGATAAGATGCCGATACGATTATATCCTGATCGACTGTATGCCAAGCCTTGGTATGATGACAATCAATGCACTGGTTTCTTCTGATTCCGTGCTGATACCTGTACAGGCCGCATATCTGCCTGTTAAAGGACTTCAGCGGCTGATCAAGACCATTCTCACAGTAAAGAAAAGACTGAACCGGAAACTGGCGATTGAGGGCATTCTCTTGACTATGGTAGATTTCAGAACCAATTACGCAAGAGACATTGCATCGAGAGTACATACAACCTACGGAAGCCAGATAGAAGTATTTGAAAATGTGATTCCGATGTCTGTAAAAGCGGCTGAGACCAGTGCAGAGGGAAAAAGTATTTACATGCACTGTCCGAAAGGAAAAGTTGCCGAGGCATATATGAAATTGACACAGGAGGTTTTGAATAATGAAAAATAG
- a CDS encoding DUF6017 domain-containing protein gives MEKKMTFNYFYGTEADQFSFYRIPKALFTDSYFKDLSSDAKILYGLMLDRMSLSIKNQWFDEKNRAYIYFSIEDIMELLNCGRNKAIKSMQELDDETGIGLIEKRRQGFGKVNIIYVKTFMLEKTEEKSLEEELEKFKKQTSEKNEESTEVYNSNFMKSQNQTSRSLENKLQEVYISNPNYTNLSDTEMNYNKSNQIVSADENRSDGDNPTEEYQAYENLVKETVDYESLEVTHHDDMRQVDEIVNLIIETVMCKNDKILIASNWYPASLVKKKFLMLTYSHIEYVLHCMSGNTSKVKNIKKYLLAALFNAPSTMNGYYQAEVNHDMPGLAR, from the coding sequence ATGGAGAAAAAAATGACATTTAATTATTTTTACGGTACCGAAGCTGACCAGTTCAGCTTCTACCGTATACCAAAAGCATTATTTACAGATAGTTACTTTAAAGATTTATCAAGCGATGCCAAAATTTTATATGGATTGATGCTGGATCGAATGTCTCTGTCCATCAAGAATCAGTGGTTTGATGAAAAAAACAGAGCATATATTTACTTTTCGATAGAAGATATCATGGAATTACTTAATTGCGGTCGAAATAAAGCAATCAAATCCATGCAGGAACTGGATGATGAAACCGGAATTGGTCTGATCGAGAAACGCAGACAGGGGTTTGGAAAGGTGAACATTATTTACGTGAAAACCTTTATGCTGGAGAAAACAGAAGAGAAATCACTGGAGGAAGAATTAGAGAAGTTTAAAAAACAAACTTCTGAGAAAAATGAGGAATCTACAGAAGTTTACAATTCAAACTTCATGAAGTCCCAAAATCAAACTTCTAGAAGTCTCGAAAACAAACTTCAAGAAGTTTACATTTCAAACCCTAATTATACTAATCTTAGTGATACTGAAATGAATTATAATAAATCTAATCAAATCGTATCTGCAGATGAGAATAGATCCGATGGCGATAATCCTACTGAGGAATATCAGGCTTATGAAAATCTGGTCAAAGAGACCGTTGATTATGAGTCACTGGAAGTAACCCATCATGACGATATGCGACAGGTTGATGAAATCGTAAACCTGATCATAGAAACTGTGATGTGTAAAAACGACAAGATCTTGATCGCCAGCAACTGGTATCCGGCGTCACTGGTGAAGAAAAAGTTTTTGATGCTGACTTATTCACATATAGAGTATGTCTTGCACTGTATGAGCGGGAATACAAGCAAAGTGAAGAACATCAAGAAATATTTACTGGCAGCTCTGTTTAATGCACCGTCTACGATGAACGGGTATTATCAGGCAGAGGTGAACCATGATATGCCAGGACTGGCAAGATAG